In Desulfonatronospira thiodismutans ASO3-1, a single window of DNA contains:
- a CDS encoding restriction endonuclease subunit S — protein sequence MIDELKPYAEYKDSGLPWASKIPTHWKVRRAKNLFRCIDVRSKTGTEERLTVSAERGVVPRSSMKVTMFEAKSYIGHKRCWPDDLVINSLWAWGRGLGVARHHGLVSSAYGVYRLRPEFDEYAPFIHHLVRSKVYHWELRTRSKGVWISRLQLTDDAFLRAPILVPSVEEGKAITRFIRDIDRKVNAFIRNRRRLIKVLNEQKQAIINRAVTRGLDPNVPLKPSGVDWLGNIPKHWEKNRLKFLVRNVNEQTSTRQPDEVYVALEHVEGWTGRITLPSEDIEFGSQVKRFHVGDVLFGKLRPYLAKVTRPSVKGVCVGEFLVLRRKNEALLPEFLEQELRSKLFIDIINSATFGAKMPRADWDFIGNLLIVYPPTHAEQLEILSDTGKQTASLQAAIDKANREVSLIQEYRTRLIADVVTGKVDVRNVKCEGRSVNEEEFEDIEEVEKAVDLLEESEDDK from the coding sequence ATGATTGATGAATTGAAGCCATACGCCGAATACAAGGACAGCGGCCTGCCTTGGGCAAGCAAGATTCCCACGCATTGGAAGGTCAGACGCGCCAAGAACCTCTTTCGTTGCATCGACGTCAGGTCGAAGACCGGCACCGAGGAGAGATTGACCGTATCCGCAGAGCGCGGAGTGGTGCCCCGCAGTTCGATGAAGGTGACCATGTTCGAGGCCAAGTCGTACATCGGACATAAGCGCTGCTGGCCCGACGATTTGGTCATCAACAGCCTTTGGGCATGGGGACGCGGGCTTGGCGTGGCGAGGCACCACGGCCTTGTAAGCAGCGCATACGGGGTTTACCGGCTGAGACCAGAGTTTGACGAGTATGCTCCCTTCATCCACCACCTTGTTCGATCAAAGGTGTATCACTGGGAGCTCCGCACACGATCCAAAGGCGTGTGGATTTCTCGTCTTCAGTTGACTGACGACGCTTTCCTGAGAGCACCAATCCTGGTGCCGTCGGTCGAGGAAGGTAAGGCCATCACGCGCTTTATCCGTGACATCGACCGCAAGGTCAATGCGTTCATCCGAAATCGGCGGCGGCTGATCAAGGTGTTGAACGAGCAGAAGCAGGCCATTATCAATCGCGCCGTGACTCGTGGCCTCGACCCCAACGTGCCCCTCAAACCCTCCGGCGTCGACTGGCTTGGCAATATCCCAAAGCACTGGGAGAAAAATCGGCTGAAGTTCCTGGTTCGTAACGTAAACGAGCAGACGTCGACGCGGCAACCTGACGAAGTCTACGTTGCACTTGAACATGTCGAGGGGTGGACAGGGCGAATTACGCTGCCGAGCGAAGACATTGAATTTGGCAGTCAAGTAAAACGGTTCCATGTGGGTGACGTGCTCTTCGGCAAGCTACGCCCGTACTTGGCGAAGGTTACTCGCCCCAGCGTGAAGGGAGTCTGTGTCGGGGAGTTCCTTGTCTTGCGCCGCAAGAACGAGGCTCTGCTTCCAGAGTTTCTTGAACAAGAACTGCGATCTAAGCTGTTTATCGACATCATCAACAGCGCAACATTCGGGGCGAAGATGCCCCGGGCCGATTGGGACTTCATCGGAAATCTCTTGATCGTCTACCCACCGACGCATGCTGAACAATTGGAGATCCTATCAGACACCGGTAAGCAAACAGCCTCACTTCAGGCGGCTATCGATAAAGCCAATCGAGAAGTCAGCCTCATCCAAGAGTATCGCACCCGCCTGATCGCCGACGTGGTCACCGGCAAGGTGGACGTCAGAAATGTGAAGTGTGAAGGGAGAAGTGTGAATGAAGAAGAATTTGAAGATATTGAGGAGGTAGAAAAAGCGGTCGACTTGCTGGAGGAATCTGAAGATGACAAATAA
- a CDS encoding four helix bundle protein — translation MTNKRPPEITERAFQFAIRIVTLCQHLDEKPGVSRTLAKQLLRAGTSIGAILEEGRGSQSEADYLTKCSIACKEARETLYWLKLLAASEMLPANRLSAMTKECDELVAILTTIAKRLKEKRNG, via the coding sequence ATGACAAATAAGCGTCCGCCAGAAATTACAGAACGCGCTTTTCAATTCGCGATACGGATTGTCACATTGTGTCAGCACCTGGACGAAAAGCCGGGCGTGTCCAGAACGCTGGCAAAACAACTGCTGCGTGCAGGAACTTCCATCGGCGCCATTCTCGAGGAAGGCAGAGGCTCTCAGTCCGAAGCGGATTATCTAACCAAATGCTCCATTGCGTGTAAGGAAGCACGGGAAACCCTGTATTGGTTGAAATTGCTCGCCGCGTCAGAAATGCTGCCGGCAAACCGCCTCTCGGCAATGACAAAGGAATGTGATGAACTTGTAGCCATCTTGACTACTATAGCCAAACGGCTCAAGGAGAAACGGAATGGCTGA
- a CDS encoding PDDEXK nuclease domain-containing protein, whose amino-acid sequence MAEQNSPFTPHTSNFYPDLLAEIKERVRAAQYEALKAVNTELVGLYWDIGRMIVERQADAKHGSAIADQLSKDLRAEFPGIGGFSRRNIFYMREFYLLYRDDERVQPLVAQIGWTHNLAILQRCKDPLKREFYLRMTRKFGWSKNVLIHQIENQSYEKSLLGQTNFDQALTPELRAQAKLAVKDEYTFDFLELGEEHSERELERALIGRIEGFLRAMGGMFAFMGSQYRLNVDGEEYLIDLLLFHRRLRCLVAIDLKIGKFKPEYVGKMQFYLTALDKQVRQEDENPAIGIILCKEKNRTVVEYALHDARKPIGVATYEITRTLPQSLEGELPSPEDIAQLLEDL is encoded by the coding sequence ATGGCTGAACAAAATTCACCCTTCACCCCTCACACTTCAAATTTCTACCCCGACCTGCTGGCGGAGATCAAGGAACGTGTCCGCGCCGCCCAGTACGAGGCCCTCAAGGCAGTCAACACTGAGTTGGTCGGGCTGTATTGGGATATCGGGCGGATGATCGTGGAGCGGCAGGCGGACGCCAAGCACGGTTCGGCCATCGCGGATCAGCTATCCAAGGATCTTCGGGCCGAATTCCCGGGGATTGGCGGGTTTTCCCGTCGCAACATCTTCTATATGCGGGAGTTCTACCTGCTGTACCGTGACGACGAGCGAGTGCAACCACTGGTTGCACAAATCGGCTGGACCCACAATCTAGCCATTCTCCAACGTTGCAAGGACCCCCTGAAGCGCGAATTCTACCTTCGCATGACCCGCAAGTTCGGCTGGTCCAAGAACGTGCTCATTCATCAGATCGAGAACCAGAGTTACGAGAAATCGCTGCTGGGGCAGACCAATTTCGACCAGGCGCTGACGCCGGAATTGCGCGCACAGGCCAAATTGGCGGTGAAGGACGAGTACACTTTTGATTTTCTGGAGCTGGGCGAGGAGCACAGCGAACGTGAGTTGGAGCGGGCGCTGATTGGCCGCATCGAGGGTTTCCTTCGGGCCATGGGCGGCATGTTCGCCTTTATGGGCAGCCAGTACCGCCTGAACGTTGACGGCGAAGAATACTTAATCGATTTACTGCTGTTCCACCGCCGCTTGCGCTGTCTGGTCGCAATTGATCTGAAGATCGGCAAATTCAAGCCGGAGTACGTCGGCAAGATGCAGTTCTACCTGACCGCCCTGGACAAGCAGGTACGCCAGGAAGACGAAAATCCTGCCATCGGCATCATTCTATGCAAGGAGAAGAATCGCACGGTTGTCGAATATGCCTTGCACGACGCCCGAAAACCGATCGGTGTGGCGACCTATGAAATCACCAGGACATTGCCGCAATCGCTGGAAGGCGAACTGCCGTCGCCGGAGGACATCGCTCAATTGCTGGAGGATCTCTGA
- a CDS encoding type I restriction endonuclease subunit R, translated as MPTDTSEKGLETLIVESLVNEAGYVQGSNDDYSREHVMDLAKLREFLEATQPETVETLALDQDCPKRTQFLHRLDAEIAKRGVIDVLRKGVKHGPVSLDLFYGTPTPGNTKAAQLHAANIFSATRQLRYSQDETQLALDLGIFINGLPVATFELKNSLTKQTVNDAVRQYKRDRSPNEPLFKFGRCMVHFAVDDNEVQMCTHLKGKDSWFLPFNQGWNDGAGNPPNPDGLKTDYLWKRILTKLGLTDILENYAEIVEEKDERGRKKHPKQIFPRYHQLDAVRKLLADAAVKGAGEKYLIQHSAGSGKSNSIAWLAHQLISLEDGLPAEASACAAGTAVRSAQAGGRSVFDSVVVITDRRVLDKQIRNTIRQFAQVSSVVGAVTGESGSKTQQLSGFLKAGKKIIISTVQTFPFILDAIGDEHRGKRFAIIIDEAHSSQGGKTSAKMHMALEDLGEYKTSWEELDAEDKINRIMESRKMLANASYFAFTATPKNKTLEIFGIPGKPVDGKVPYRPFHSYTMKQAIQEGFILDVLAHYTPVNTWSRLAKEVEDDPEFDTKKALKKLRRYVESHDHAIRTKAEIMVVHFHEQVVARRKIGGRARAMIICSSIKRAIQYYEAVSAYLRERKSPYHAIVAFSDFEQDGKKITEASLNGFPSSKIEEYFKAGEIKDISGKDPYRFLIVADKFQTGYDEPLLHTMYVDKVLSGIKAVQTLSRLNRAHPQKTDTFVLDFMNDADTIKAAFSDYYRTTVLSEETDPNKLHDLKAALDGYQVYSYEQVDQLVRLFLDGEDRDNLDPILDVCVGVYNDELDEDGQVDFKGKAKAFTRTYQFLASVLPYTNAEWEKLSIFLNFLIPKLPAPVEQDLSKGILEAIDMDSYRAEVKQMMQLALPDEDAEIGPVPTSGGGRKPEPELDALSNILKAFNDRFGNIEWEDADRIRKVITEDIPAKVKEDQAYQNAMKNSSKSAARLEHDRALEKVVIEMLSDHTELFKQFSDNPGFKKWLADTIFGVTYDETV; from the coding sequence ATGCCGACCGATACAAGCGAAAAAGGGCTGGAAACACTGATTGTCGAGTCGCTCGTCAACGAGGCGGGCTACGTCCAGGGCAGCAACGATGACTACAGCCGCGAGCATGTCATGGACCTGGCGAAGCTGCGCGAGTTTCTGGAGGCTACGCAGCCTGAAACGGTCGAAACCCTGGCCCTGGATCAGGACTGCCCCAAGCGGACGCAGTTTCTGCATCGCCTGGACGCGGAGATCGCCAAGCGAGGCGTCATCGACGTGCTGCGCAAAGGCGTCAAGCATGGGCCGGTAAGCCTGGACCTGTTCTACGGCACGCCTACGCCGGGCAACACCAAGGCGGCCCAGTTGCACGCGGCCAATATCTTCAGCGCGACGCGGCAGCTTCGCTACAGCCAGGACGAGACACAGCTCGCCCTGGATCTGGGCATCTTCATCAACGGTCTGCCGGTGGCGACGTTCGAGTTGAAGAACTCGCTGACCAAGCAGACAGTCAACGACGCGGTGCGGCAATACAAGCGGGACCGCAGCCCGAATGAGCCGCTGTTCAAGTTCGGCCGCTGCATGGTGCATTTCGCGGTGGACGACAACGAGGTGCAAATGTGCACCCACCTCAAGGGCAAGGACTCGTGGTTCCTGCCGTTTAACCAGGGCTGGAACGACGGAGCCGGGAACCCGCCCAACCCTGACGGGCTCAAGACCGACTACCTCTGGAAGCGGATTCTCACCAAGCTAGGCCTGACCGACATCCTGGAAAACTACGCCGAGATCGTCGAGGAGAAGGACGAGCGCGGACGAAAGAAGCATCCGAAGCAGATATTTCCCCGCTATCACCAGCTTGACGCGGTCCGCAAATTGCTGGCCGATGCTGCCGTCAAGGGTGCGGGTGAGAAGTACCTCATCCAGCACTCGGCGGGCAGCGGCAAGAGTAACTCCATCGCCTGGCTGGCCCACCAGTTGATCAGCCTGGAAGATGGCCTGCCTGCCGAAGCCTCTGCCTGTGCAGCTGGCACGGCAGTCAGGTCGGCGCAGGCAGGCGGCAGGTCTGTCTTCGATTCCGTCGTGGTCATTACGGACCGGCGGGTGCTGGACAAGCAGATTCGCAACACGATCAGGCAGTTCGCCCAGGTGTCGTCGGTGGTCGGGGCGGTGACGGGAGAATCCGGGAGCAAAACGCAGCAGCTCAGCGGATTCCTGAAGGCGGGGAAGAAGATCATCATATCGACGGTGCAGACGTTCCCGTTCATCCTGGATGCGATCGGGGACGAACATCGCGGGAAGCGGTTTGCTATCATCATCGACGAGGCCCATTCCAGCCAGGGCGGGAAGACCTCGGCGAAGATGCACATGGCGCTTGAAGATCTTGGTGAATACAAAACATCCTGGGAAGAGCTTGATGCTGAAGACAAGATCAACAGGATCATGGAGTCGCGGAAGATGCTGGCCAACGCCAGCTACTTCGCCTTCACAGCCACGCCCAAGAACAAGACGCTGGAGATCTTCGGGATTCCGGGCAAGCCGGTGGACGGTAAGGTTCCCTACCGGCCTTTCCACAGCTACACGATGAAGCAGGCGATCCAGGAGGGGTTCATCCTGGACGTTCTGGCGCACTACACGCCCGTCAACACTTGGAGTCGTCTGGCCAAGGAAGTGGAAGACGACCCCGAATTCGACACGAAGAAGGCACTGAAGAAGCTGCGGCGTTACGTCGAGTCGCACGATCACGCCATCCGGACGAAGGCCGAGATCATGGTGGTCCACTTCCACGAGCAAGTGGTTGCCCGGAGGAAGATCGGCGGCCGGGCACGGGCTATGATCATCTGCAGCAGCATCAAGCGGGCGATCCAGTACTACGAGGCCGTCTCGGCCTACCTCAGGGAGCGCAAGAGCCCGTACCACGCCATAGTGGCGTTCTCCGACTTCGAGCAGGACGGCAAGAAGATCACCGAGGCATCCCTGAACGGGTTCCCGAGCAGCAAGATAGAGGAGTACTTCAAGGCGGGCGAGATCAAGGACATCTCGGGCAAAGACCCGTATCGCTTCCTGATCGTGGCCGACAAGTTCCAGACCGGTTACGACGAGCCGCTTCTGCACACGATGTATGTGGACAAGGTGCTCTCCGGCATCAAAGCGGTGCAGACGCTATCGCGGCTGAACCGGGCGCACCCGCAGAAAACCGACACGTTCGTGCTGGACTTCATGAACGACGCCGACACAATCAAGGCTGCGTTCTCAGATTACTACCGCACGACGGTGCTCAGCGAAGAGACCGATCCCAACAAGCTGCACGACCTGAAGGCGGCCCTGGATGGCTATCAGGTGTATTCCTATGAGCAGGTCGACCAGTTGGTCCGACTGTTCCTCGACGGCGAAGACCGGGACAACCTGGACCCGATTCTGGACGTATGCGTGGGCGTCTACAACGACGAGCTGGACGAAGATGGGCAGGTGGACTTCAAGGGCAAGGCGAAGGCGTTCACGCGCACGTACCAGTTCCTGGCGTCGGTGCTGCCCTATACCAATGCCGAGTGGGAGAAGTTGTCCATCTTCCTGAACTTCCTGATTCCCAAGCTCCCGGCACCCGTCGAGCAGGACCTGTCCAAAGGCATCCTCGAAGCCATCGATATGGACAGCTACCGCGCCGAGGTTAAGCAGATGATGCAGCTCGCGCTTCCGGATGAAGACGCTGAGATCGGGCCCGTCCCAACGAGTGGCGGCGGACGAAAGCCGGAGCCCGAGCTGGACGCACTGAGCAATATTCTCAAGGCATTCAACGATCGGTTCGGCAACATCGAGTGGGAAGATGCGGATCGCATCCGCAAGGTGATTACCGAAGATATACCGGCCAAGGTGAAGGAAGATCAGGCGTACCAGAACGCTATGAAGAACAGCAGCAAATCGGCGGCGCGGCTGGAGCACGACAGGGCACTTGAGAAGGTGGTCATCGAGATGCTGTCCGACCATACGGAGTTGTTCAAGCAGTTCAGCGACAACCCCGGCTTCAAGAAGTGGCTGGCGGACACGATCTTCGGGGTGACCTATGATGAGACTGTATAG
- a CDS encoding Fic family protein: MTPSELTSLLARGEDSRHQFKRNATNADGLAAELAAFANSGGGWLFLGVNDDGSIAGLNAADIRRLNQLLGNSASQHVRPPLHPLSENVQTDQGIVMVVEVPDGLAKPYLDNQGRIWVKQGADKRHVTSREEMQRMFQRAALLYADVVPVAGTSVEDIDDKAFSAYFDRRYGASGEFSGLTREQLLQNLGLGDGRELNLTGLMLFGRNPQRWRPAFEVKAVAFPGKVLHDTRYLDSEDIKDALLEQFRGAFAFIKRNLHHVQRGRGFNTPGELEIPEIALEELLVNALIHRDYFTSASVRVMVFVDRVEIVSPGHLPDSLSPEDIRQGKTIRRNPTLTEHASHILPYRGMGSGIPRALEAWPQIDLVDDPAGNQFSAVIWRAKAEWSVDTAAPQVTGEVTGEVTGGVTGEVKRLAEAMQGEMKRSEIQAALGLKHEDHFRESYLRPALDAGVIEMTIPDKPRSSRQKYRLTALGQALLKAGQEKRE, translated from the coding sequence ATGACCCCTTCAGAACTCACCAGCCTCCTCGCCCGCGGCGAAGACAGCCGCCACCAGTTCAAGCGCAATGCAACCAATGCCGACGGCCTTGCTGCTGAGCTTGCCGCCTTCGCCAACAGTGGTGGGGGCTGGCTGTTTTTGGGCGTGAATGACGATGGCAGTATTGCGGGGCTGAACGCCGCTGATATTCGCCGGTTAAACCAGCTATTGGGCAATTCTGCCTCCCAGCATGTGCGTCCGCCGTTGCACCCGCTGTCTGAGAACGTGCAGACAGACCAGGGCATCGTCATGGTGGTGGAAGTGCCCGACGGGTTGGCCAAGCCCTACCTGGACAATCAGGGGCGTATCTGGGTCAAGCAGGGTGCGGACAAGCGCCATGTGACCTCTCGCGAGGAAATGCAACGGATGTTCCAGCGCGCCGCGCTGCTCTACGCCGATGTAGTGCCGGTGGCAGGCACCTCGGTGGAAGATATCGATGACAAGGCATTCAGTGCCTACTTTGACCGGCGCTATGGCGCGAGCGGCGAATTTTCCGGCCTGACTCGGGAGCAGCTGTTGCAGAACCTGGGGCTGGGCGATGGTCGGGAGCTGAATCTGACCGGATTAATGTTGTTTGGCCGCAATCCACAGCGCTGGCGTCCGGCCTTTGAAGTGAAGGCTGTGGCCTTTCCCGGCAAGGTGCTGCACGACACCCGCTACCTGGACAGCGAGGACATCAAGGACGCCCTGCTGGAGCAGTTCCGGGGTGCCTTCGCTTTTATCAAGCGCAATCTGCATCATGTGCAGCGCGGGCGCGGTTTCAACACTCCGGGGGAACTGGAAATCCCCGAAATAGCGCTGGAAGAACTGCTGGTGAACGCCCTGATCCACCGGGACTATTTCACCAGCGCCTCGGTCCGTGTCATGGTGTTTGTCGACCGGGTGGAAATCGTCAGCCCCGGTCACCTTCCGGACAGCCTGAGTCCGGAGGATATCCGCCAGGGCAAGACCATCCGCCGCAACCCCACACTCACCGAGCACGCCAGTCATATCCTGCCGTATCGTGGCATGGGCAGCGGCATTCCCCGTGCCCTGGAAGCCTGGCCGCAGATCGACTTGGTGGATGATCCCGCGGGCAACCAGTTCAGCGCCGTGATCTGGCGTGCAAAAGCGGAATGGTCGGTTGACACTGCCGCCCCGCAAGTTACCGGGGAAGTTACCGGGGAAGTTACCGGGGGAGTTACCGGGGAAGTGAAACGGTTAGCCGAAGCCATGCAGGGCGAGATGAAGCGCTCCGAGATACAGGCGGCCCTGGGATTGAAACATGAAGACCACTTTCGGGAGAGCTATCTGCGGCCCGCCCTGGACGCCGGCGTTATCGAAATGACGATTCCGGACAAACCGCGCAGCAGCCGCCAGAAATATCGCCTGACAGCCTTGGGCCAGGCGCTGCTGAAGGCCGGACAGGAAAAGAGGGAGTAG
- a CDS encoding addiction module protein, protein MKIKDLIEAAEALPVEERALVVDSLLRSLNPPQSRIDKKWVSVAQERLKEFRSGVYAVVVASKRLWIYRNLAEWKDLNATAVARWNQQAKARVYPPGDIDQKKGVKPFKPNPWKFLVELRRIELLAS, encoded by the coding sequence ATGAAGATTAAAGACCTGATTGAAGCGGCAGAGGCTCTCCCAGTGGAAGAGCGTGCGTTAGTAGTCGATTCGCTTCTGCGCAGTCTCAACCCTCCCCAATCCAGGATCGATAAAAAATGGGTTTCGGTAGCGCAGGAGCGATTGAAGGAGTTTCGTTCCGGTGTGTATGCAGTGGTGGTGGCCAGCAAGCGCCTGTGGATCTACCGCAATCTGGCCGAATGGAAGGACCTGAATGCCACAGCGGTGGCCCGGTGGAATCAGCAAGCAAAAGCAAGAGTCTACCCCCCAGGGGATATAGATCAAAAAAAAGGGGTTAAGCCTTTTAAGCCTAACCCCTGGAAATTTCTGGTGGAGCTGAGGAGAATTGAACTCCTGGCCTCCTGA
- a CDS encoding adenylate/guanylate cyclase domain-containing protein, whose product MRLGLKIFLLLFVAAFTISGATGSYFYYQARQSLLESIQSQLLTAAKSFSGLISGDDLEALNSPEDMHSSAYPRIQRILHQIALTNEDFLFAYTMRIQDDEVLFVVDSPPSDDTGDGRISPDEMPEPVGAVYPDPPSSLLKGFVRPSVDQRIYQDQWGWTISGYAPIKDFRGRNVGLLGIDMCAEHMEAKLAAIRQAGLISLGVAGLLALGVTLLLTRHITGPIKSLHQGLSRVSAGDLDAVVPEHGRDELGDLSRHFNQMVGELREKQLLQSSLGKVMPREVVSRLLSDDPKLGGETAEACILFCDLRGFTSISEKLPPKILVGLLNDYFSAMVQAVEKQGGLVDKFIGDKLMAVFGHPITDEKAEAKALQAGVDMLSACDRLNSTLALTSDLILENSIGIHTGHVLAGNIGSPQRMEYTVVGDAVNIAARLEAKTREMHTRLIISSHVAAKISPLPGQLRSQKNISLEGRRETLDIYLLENSDPVGTRGRDSEL is encoded by the coding sequence ATGCGCTTGGGGCTGAAAATCTTTCTACTTCTGTTTGTGGCCGCATTCACCATTTCCGGAGCCACGGGATCCTATTTCTATTATCAGGCCAGGCAATCCTTGCTGGAATCCATCCAGAGTCAGTTGCTTACTGCGGCCAAATCCTTTTCCGGGCTCATTTCCGGAGATGACCTGGAAGCCCTCAATTCTCCTGAAGACATGCATTCCAGTGCTTACCCCAGGATCCAGCGTATCCTGCACCAGATTGCTCTGACCAACGAGGACTTCCTATTTGCCTATACCATGCGCATCCAGGACGATGAGGTCCTGTTCGTGGTGGACTCACCCCCCAGCGATGATACCGGTGACGGCCGGATATCCCCGGACGAAATGCCTGAGCCCGTGGGTGCTGTTTACCCCGATCCTCCATCATCCCTGCTCAAAGGCTTTGTCCGCCCCAGTGTGGATCAACGTATTTACCAGGACCAATGGGGCTGGACCATATCCGGGTACGCTCCCATCAAGGACTTTCGGGGACGCAATGTGGGACTTCTGGGCATAGACATGTGTGCTGAACACATGGAGGCCAAGCTGGCCGCCATCAGACAAGCCGGACTGATCTCCCTTGGCGTGGCCGGACTTCTGGCCCTGGGAGTGACCCTGCTCCTGACCAGACATATTACTGGCCCCATCAAGTCCCTGCACCAGGGTCTGAGCCGGGTCAGCGCCGGAGACCTTGATGCCGTGGTCCCGGAGCATGGCCGTGACGAACTGGGGGACCTTTCCCGGCACTTCAACCAGATGGTGGGCGAACTAAGAGAAAAACAGCTTCTACAGTCCAGCCTGGGCAAAGTCATGCCCAGGGAAGTAGTCAGCAGGCTGCTGTCGGATGATCCCAAACTGGGCGGGGAGACCGCAGAGGCATGCATCCTTTTCTGCGATCTGCGCGGATTTACCAGCATCAGTGAAAAACTGCCGCCAAAGATCCTGGTGGGACTGCTCAACGACTACTTTTCCGCCATGGTCCAGGCAGTGGAGAAACAAGGCGGTCTGGTGGACAAATTTATCGGGGACAAACTTATGGCCGTCTTCGGTCACCCGATAACTGATGAAAAGGCAGAAGCCAAAGCCCTGCAGGCCGGTGTAGACATGCTCTCGGCCTGCGACCGCCTGAACTCCACCCTGGCCCTGACCTCGGATCTGATCCTGGAAAACAGCATAGGCATTCATACCGGTCATGTCCTGGCGGGCAACATCGGTTCACCTCAGCGAATGGAATACACTGTGGTCGGTGATGCTGTGAATATCGCCGCCAGGCTGGAGGCAAAAACCCGTGAAATGCACACCAGGTTGATCATAAGCTCCCATGTCGCCGCAAAAATCTCTCCGTTGCCCGGGCAGCTGCGTTCTCAGAAAAATATCAGCCTGGAGGGCAGACGGGAAACTCTGGACATCTACCTGCTGGAGAACAGTGACCCGGTGGGCACACGAGGCAGGGATAGTGAGTTATAA
- a CDS encoding FAD-binding oxidoreductase, with product MSLKKSQVRDLGKILPNDGLLFNPAEKLIYGTDAGRRFAMPWAVVLPETVEQVRQIMHWAGQEKVPVIPRARGTNVVSACVPQAGGIVLSCLKLGRILSLSSRDFTAHVQPGVITHELQQAAAAKGLFYPPDPASVRICSIGGNIATNAGGMRAVKYGVTRDYVLGLEVVLPGGELISTGGKVHKNVVGLDLNSLMVGSEGCLGVVVGAWIKLLPRPAYASTIMACFESEEQALESVDQIFGAGLLPCALEFLPREVLQCLSAYSGMPWPDNAGAALMVQCDGLKGSVRQEMAEARKRLKEPVYVDEAENSDQERIWELRRLINPASFRLGSGKASDDVSIPRGSLLKAMQGIRRIAGNHSLQVLAFGHVGDGNLHVNFMYDDKQQVVQKEVQKARAELLELVLDLGGSMSGEHGVGLSKRGFLNRQPGLAALEIMRGIKKVFDPDGILNPGKAI from the coding sequence ATGTCTCTGAAAAAATCCCAGGTCAGAGATCTGGGCAAGATCCTGCCCAATGACGGACTTCTTTTTAATCCTGCAGAAAAACTTATCTACGGCACTGATGCCGGGCGGCGCTTTGCCATGCCCTGGGCGGTGGTATTGCCGGAAACGGTAGAGCAGGTCAGGCAGATTATGCACTGGGCCGGGCAGGAAAAAGTGCCGGTCATCCCCAGGGCCAGGGGGACCAATGTTGTCTCCGCCTGCGTGCCCCAGGCAGGCGGGATTGTCCTGTCCTGCCTGAAGCTTGGCCGCATACTTTCCCTCAGCAGCCGGGACTTTACGGCCCATGTCCAGCCCGGAGTGATTACTCATGAACTGCAGCAGGCGGCTGCGGCAAAAGGGCTTTTTTACCCCCCGGACCCGGCAAGCGTGCGCATCTGCAGCATCGGGGGCAATATAGCCACCAATGCCGGGGGCATGCGGGCTGTAAAATACGGTGTCACCCGGGACTATGTCCTGGGCCTGGAGGTGGTGCTTCCCGGGGGCGAGCTCATCAGCACCGGGGGAAAGGTGCACAAGAACGTAGTGGGCCTGGACCTGAACTCTTTAATGGTGGGTTCGGAAGGCTGTCTCGGTGTGGTTGTGGGGGCCTGGATCAAGCTTTTGCCCCGCCCGGCGTATGCTTCGACCATAATGGCCTGCTTTGAAAGCGAGGAACAGGCCCTGGAGAGTGTGGACCAGATTTTCGGGGCCGGTCTTCTGCCCTGCGCCCTGGAGTTTTTGCCCCGGGAGGTGCTGCAGTGCCTGTCTGCCTATTCCGGCATGCCCTGGCCGGATAACGCAGGCGCCGCCCTCATGGTGCAGTGTGACGGGTTGAAAGGCAGTGTGCGACAGGAGATGGCAGAGGCGCGCAAAAGGCTCAAAGAGCCGGTTTACGTTGATGAGGCCGAAAACAGTGACCAGGAGCGTATCTGGGAGCTGCGACGGCTCATCAATCCGGCCTCTTTCAGGCTGGGCTCAGGCAAAGCCAGTGATGACGTGAGCATCCCCCGGGGAAGTCTTCTAAAGGCCATGCAGGGCATTCGCCGCATCGCCGGAAACCACTCTTTGCAGGTACTGGCCTTCGGCCACGTTGGCGATGGCAACCTGCATGTAAATTTCATGTACGACGACAAGCAGCAAGTTGTGCAAAAAGAGGTCCAGAAGGCCCGGGCAGAGCTTCTTGAGCTGGTGCTGGACCTGGGAGGGAGCATGTCCGGGGAACACGGGGTGGGTCTTTCCAAAAGAGGTTTTTTAAACAGGCAGCCCGGCCTCGCGGCACTGGAAATCATGCGCGGGATAAAAAAGGTCTTTGACCCGGACGGGATTCTAAACCCGGGCAAGGCTATTTAG